TCCTGAATATTTTTTCTATTGAGGATGGCTCTATGAGGCGAGATGTTATTCTCTTATCAACTATGAGAGCTACTCCTTTTTTGAATTTTATTCCAACAGTTGTTGTTCCTCTCTTTACCGCTTCTCTTGCATACTCTACTTGGAATAGCCTTCCATCAGGGCTGAATACAGTAATTTCCCAATCATAAGCCGCTCTCGGAATCACGCCATCAAAAGA
This region of Thermoplasmatales archaeon genomic DNA includes:
- a CDS encoding proteasome subunit alpha, which produces MIPRAAYDWEITVFSPDGRLFQVEYAREAVKRGTTTVGIKFKKGVALIVDKRITSRLIEPSSIEKIFRIDDHIGCATSGLVADARALVERARIEAQINRLTYDKPIQVK